A window from Cryptomeria japonica chromosome 1, Sugi_1.0, whole genome shotgun sequence encodes these proteins:
- the LOC131043626 gene encoding deoxyuridine 5'-triphosphate nucleotidohydrolase, translating into MAEPLCKIQKVEKEHQNGSSADLNGSSETLLRVKKLSSNAILPSRGSPLAAGYDLSSVTACVVPARGKAMVPTDLSIAIPEGTYARIAPRSGLAWKHSIDVGAGVIDADYRGPVAVILFNHSDQDFQVNAGDRIAQLIIEKILTPEVVEVDDLDYTSRGKGGFGSTGV; encoded by the exons ATGGCGGAGCCCTTATGCAAAATCCAGAAGGTGGAAAAGGAGCATCAAAATGGCAGTTCTGCTGATTTGAACGGCAGCTCGGAGACACTGCTGCGCGTAAAGAAGCTATCTAGCAATGCTATTTTGCCGAGCAGGGGCTCTCCTTTGGCCGCCGGTTATGACCTTTCTAG TGTTACTGCCTGTGTGGTTCCGGCACGCGGGAAGGCTATGGTGCCAACTGACTTGTCCATTGCCATACCAGAGGGAACCTATGCACGAATTG CTCCTCGGTCTGGGCTGGCTTGGAAGCATTCTATAGATGTTGGTGCTGGGGTTATTGATGCAGATTACCGTGGGCCAGTTGCTGTGATCCTCTTCAATCATTCAGATCAGGACTTTCAGGTTAATGCCGGTGATCGAATTGCTCAGTTAATAATCGAGAAGATTCTAACCCCAGAGGTTGTTGAGGTGGATGATTTGGATTATACATCTCGAGGCAAAGGTGGCTTTGGATCAACAGGTGTCTAA